The following coding sequences are from one Rutidosis leptorrhynchoides isolate AG116_Rl617_1_P2 chromosome 11, CSIRO_AGI_Rlap_v1, whole genome shotgun sequence window:
- the LOC139877208 gene encoding probable serine/threonine-protein kinase PBL7, with amino-acid sequence MGCFLCAGGDSSAKKHSKNKKIEITQNNQSKPKSSVTIRVECSSEAKKENAQNGVQASVSNELVEKNNHSEEGGPMNKAKTFTYAQLVSATDSFNHVYYLGEGGFGKVYKGKLEDYDQVVAIKKLDREGVQGIREFVVEVMTLSTADHPNLVKLIGYCAEGDQRLLVYEYMPLGSLEDHLHDLRPNRKRLDWNTRMKIAAGAARGLEYLHDKMNPPVIYRDLKGSNILLGEDYHTKLSDFGLAKVGPLGDKTHVSTRVMGTYGYCAPDYAMTGQLTFKSDIYSFGVVLLELITGRKAIDNAKPAAEQNLVAWARPLFKDRRKFWQMADPVLAGEYPVRGLYQALAIAAMCVQEQPNMRPLVADIVTALNYLASQKYDPSINPVQTSRRSSRRQRSSDEKKPDV; translated from the exons ATGGGTTGTTTCCTTTGTGCTGGGGGAGATTCTTCTGCAAAAAAACATTCAAAAAACAAGAAAATTGAAATCACCCAAAATAATCAATCAAAACCCAAAAGTTCTG TTACAATAAGAGTCGAATGTTCCAGTGAAGCAAAGAAGGAAAATGCACAAAATGGCGTTCAAGCGTCGGTTTCAAATGAGTTGGTTGAGAAGAATAATCATTCTGAAGAGGGAGGCCCTATGAACAAAGCAAAAACGTTTACGTATGCACAATTAGTGAGCGCAACTGATAGTTTTAACCATGTTTATTATTTGGGAGAGGGTGGATTTGGCAAAGTCTATAAAGGAAAATTGGAAGATTATGATCAG GTTGTTGCCATAAAGAAATTGGATCGTGAAGGGGTGCAAGGAATTAGGGAATTCGTTGTTGAAGTTATGACGTTAAGCACGGCTGATCATCCTAATCTCGTGAAATTAATCGGCTATTGTGCTGAAGGAGACCAAAGATTATTGGTCTATGAGTATATGCCATTAGGTTCATTAGAAGACCATTTACATG ATCTTCGGCCTAATAGAAAACGGCTCGATTGGAATACAAGGATGAAAATTGCGGCTGGTGCAGCAAGAGGGTTAGAGTATTTGCATGACAAGATGAACCCACCTGTTATATATCGAGACTTAAAGGGATCAAACATTTTGTTAGGCGAGGATTACCATACCAAATTATCAGATTTCGGGTTGGCTAAAGTGGGCCCACTTGGAGATAAAACTCACGTTTCGACTCGAGTGATGGGTACTTACGGTTATTGTGCTCCTGATTATGCAATGACTGGTCAACTCACGTTTAAATCAGATATTTATAGCTTTGGAGTTGTATTattggagcttattacgggtagaAAAGCAATCGACAATGCAAAACCTGCAGCCGAACAAAATCTTGTTGCATGG GCACGACCGTTGTTTAAAGACAGACGAAAGTTTTGGCAGATGGCGGACCCCGTGCTAGCCGGTGAATATCCGGTACGTGGGTTATACCAAGCGTTAGCGATTGCTGCAATGTGTGTACAAGAACAACCTAATATGAGACCGCTCGTTGCTGACATCGTTACGGCTCTCAATTATCTCGCTTCACAAAAATACGACCCGTCAATTAACCCTGTTCAAACTTCTCGGAGATCCTCTCGTAGACAAAGATCTAGTGATGAGAAGAAACCCGACGTGTAA
- the LOC139874405 gene encoding LOW QUALITY PROTEIN: cell division protein FtsZ homolog 2-2, chloroplastic-like (The sequence of the model RefSeq protein was modified relative to this genomic sequence to represent the inferred CDS: inserted 1 base in 1 codon) gives MPVHKILVQIIQSKKFLTVISGDRWIVNTDVQGMRMSTVFPHQWLQIGQELTRGLGAGGNPDVGMNAAKESRELIEEALFGSDMVFVTAGMGGGTGTGAAPIIXGVAKSMGILTVGIMTTPFSFEGRRRAVQAQEGIACLRENVDTLIVIPNDKLLTAISPSTPVTEAFNLADDILRQGVRGISDIITIPGLVNVDFADIRAIMANAGSSLMGIGTATGKTRARDAAFNAIQSPLLDIGIERATGIVWNITGGTDLTLLEVNTVAEVIYDLVDPNANLIFGAVIDPSMSGQVSITLIATGFKRQEESDDPPLQPDVTGVNRRSTAFSEGSSVEIPKFLRKKGRSRYPRA, from the exons ATGCCTGTACACAAAATTCTTGTACAGATTATTCAATCGAAAAAG TTTTTGACAGTGATTAGTGGTGACCGGTGGATTGTGAACACTGACGTTCAAGGTATGAGAATGTCGACCGTTTTTCCACATCAGTGGTTGCAAATTGGTCAAGAGTTGACCCGTGGACTTGGTGCAGGTGGTAACCCTGATGTTGGTATGAATGCTGCTAAAGAAAGTCGAGAATTGATTGAAGAAGCTCTTTTTGGTTCCGATATGGTCTTCGTCACT GCTGGAATGGGTGGAGGAACAGGTACGGGTGCGGCTCCTATAA CAGGGGTAGCAAAGTCAATGGGAATATTGACTGTTGGAATCATGACAACTCCGTTTTCGTTCGAGGGTCGTCGAAGAGCGGTTCAAGCACAAGAAGGAATTGCATGTTTAAGAGAAAACGTTGATACATTGATTGTTATTCCAAATGATAAGTTATTGACTGCAATTTCTCCATCTACACCTGTAACCGAAGCTTTTAATTTAGCTGATGATATTCTTCGACAAGGTGTTCGTGGCATCTCAGATATAATTACG ATACCAGGTTTGGTAAATGTGGATTTTGCTGATATTAGAGCCATTATGGCAAATGCAGGCTCATCATTAATGGGGATAGGAACTGCAACTG GGAAGACTAGGGCACGAGATGCTGCATTTAACGCGATTCAATCACCTTTGTTAGACATTGGTATTGAAAGGGCTACTGGAATTGTTTGGAATATAACTGGTGGTACTGATTTAACGTTGCTCGAG GTTAATACTGTTGCTGAGGTCATATATGATTTGGTGGACCCCAATGCAAACTTAATCTTTGGAGCCGTCATCGACCCATCAATGAGTGGCCAGGTCAGCATCACGCTAATTGCAACTGGATTCAAACGACAGGAAGAAAGTGATGATCCGCCTCTTCAG CCTGATGTCACTGGAGTCAACCGGCGGTCAACTGCTTTCTCAGAAGGCAGCTCGGTTGAAATTCCCAAGTTTTTAAGAAAGAAAGGTCGTTCACGCTACCCACGTGCTTAG
- the LOC139877650 gene encoding F-box/kelch-repeat protein At3g06240-like, protein MLLLDFQSRFYQNPCSKVEQKQSQSLPYPTHLILRPHVHGDVSLYSVDINQLNTQTTPSTLTAKPLNLQEPFLSILGSSNGLVLAKPTAIEEKRELVVYLVNPTTKKTLKLPVKRRTDTYGFGYDYSTDDYKVISLPRSDFDTEFVRVYSLRNNSWRNLRNPPNQLHDYCSPHSGVFFNNNLHFIVGGGHLRIAIAAFNLTDEEFHIIKFPKSIKFAYNSCVQLFALGEKLAAITCVWLPGHAFVNELWVMEEYGVRESWEKLCIFQIGDEVTMGMMKHYLNSIVPDYEFYAKVGNQDMLVGNSDVDKIYTYNIDERRCTSVSFEGCHEDFIVIGTYVESLESPERFC, encoded by the coding sequence ATGCTACTCCTTGATTTCCAGTCCCGGTTTTATCAAAACCCTTGTTCAAAAGTTGAGCAAAAACAATCCCAATCCTTACCCTACCCTACCCACCTCATTTTACGTCCGCATGTTCACGGTGATGTTTCTCTCTATTCGGTTGATATAAATCAACTCAACACCCAAACCACACCTTCAACCCTAACTGCTAAACCCCTGAATTTACAGGAACCGTTTTTATCTATACTAGGGTCTTCCAACGGGCTTGTTTTAGCCAAACCCACTGCCATAGAAGAAAAGAGAGAGCTCGTTGTCTATCTAGTAAATCCAACCACAAAAAAGACCTTGAAACTGCCAGTAAAAAGACGTACTGATACATATGGATTTGGTTATGATTATTCTACGGATGATTATAAAGTAATCTCCCTCCCACGTTCTGATTTTGACACCGAATTCGTACGCGTGTATAGTTTGCGTAACAATTCATGGAGAAATCTTCGTAACCCCCCTAACCAACTACATGATTATTGTAGTCCGCATTCAGGGGTATTCTTTAACAATAATCTTCACTTTATAGTAGGAGGCGGACACTTAAGAATTGCTATTGCTGCCTTTAATTTAACTGATGAAGAATTTCATATAATCAAGTTTCCTAAATCTATTAAATTTGCTTATAATTCGTGTGTACAACTATTTGCTCTTGGTGAGAAATTAGCTGCTATTACTTGTGTTTGGTTGCCAGGTCATGCATTCGTAAATGAATTGTGGGTGATGGAGGAGTATGGGGTTCGTGAGTCGTGGGAGAAACTTTGTATCTTTCAAATCGGAGATGAGGTTACTATGGGTATGATGAAACATTATTTGAACTCAATTGTGCCAGATTATGAGTTTTATGCTAAAGTCGGTAATCAGGATATGTTGGTGGGCAATAGTGATGTGGATAAAATTTATACATACAATATTGATGAAAGAAGATGCACAAGTGTATCATTTGAAGGGTGCCATGAAGATTTCATAGTTATTGGTACGTATGTTGAAAGCCTAGAATCACCTGAACGTTTTTGTTAG